Proteins from one Halovivax limisalsi genomic window:
- a CDS encoding RNA-binding domain-containing protein, with protein sequence MSDDATVYRVDVEVTAPIYDTEVTDRVVDAVENVFPEASVETSHGELRATAHSLEHFSELLHRQEILDTARSEFFANRDGQTFSFSLKKQPALHGRATFAVGEPDELGELDVRVRVDEPSLEAYVDHVAPPTEDGRPVE encoded by the coding sequence ATGAGCGACGACGCGACGGTCTACCGAGTCGACGTCGAGGTGACGGCCCCGATCTACGACACGGAGGTCACCGATCGGGTCGTCGACGCCGTCGAAAACGTCTTTCCGGAGGCGTCGGTCGAGACGAGCCACGGCGAACTCCGGGCGACGGCCCACTCGCTCGAACACTTCTCCGAACTGCTCCACCGCCAGGAGATCCTCGATACGGCTCGCAGCGAGTTCTTCGCGAATCGCGACGGGCAGACGTTCTCCTTCTCGCTGAAGAAACAGCCGGCCCTCCACGGCCGCGCGACGTTCGCCGTCGGCGAGCCGGACGAACTCGGCGAACTCGACGTCCGCGTCCGGGTGGACGAGCCGTCGCTCGAGGCCTACGTCGACCACGTCGCACCGCCGACCGAGGACGGCAGACCGGTCGAGTGA
- a CDS encoding DUF7351 domain-containing protein, which produces MFSDDEADRWAIPPTEAFSVLGNEIRLGVLWALWEADEPKSYAELRRRVAPEDHGNFGYHLGKLRDQYIEKSPEGYLLRQPGEQVIRSVLKGSFTDDPSIEPVTVDRECAFCGSPVQVSYEDETLTVSCTGCPGLIGGSRPDGTFMNYEFPPSGLAGRSPAELVDIAHLHYDSKIIPMLNGICPECAAQVEATFEVCSDHERDAGLCSTCDRRDEAWAVLSCDHCEYERLSVVWSCAFYHPSVVTFLCDHGVDDLFSFRELLWEDPRIVGNVRTELLGRDPYRFRVVLAMDDERLAVELTDDLEIDAVDRSAR; this is translated from the coding sequence ATGTTTTCGGACGACGAGGCGGATCGGTGGGCGATCCCGCCGACCGAGGCCTTCTCGGTCCTCGGAAACGAGATTCGCCTGGGCGTGCTCTGGGCGCTCTGGGAGGCCGACGAGCCGAAGTCCTACGCCGAGCTCCGACGTCGCGTGGCGCCGGAGGACCACGGGAATTTCGGGTATCACCTCGGGAAGCTACGCGATCAGTACATCGAGAAATCACCGGAGGGGTACCTGTTACGCCAGCCGGGTGAGCAGGTGATTCGCAGCGTTCTGAAGGGGTCGTTCACCGACGATCCGTCCATCGAGCCGGTGACCGTCGACCGGGAGTGTGCGTTCTGCGGGTCGCCGGTCCAGGTGAGCTACGAGGACGAAACGCTCACCGTCAGCTGCACCGGCTGTCCCGGCCTGATCGGCGGGTCGCGCCCCGACGGGACGTTCATGAATTACGAATTCCCGCCGTCCGGACTCGCCGGCCGGTCGCCGGCGGAACTCGTCGACATCGCCCACCTCCACTACGATTCGAAGATCATTCCGATGCTCAACGGGATCTGTCCGGAGTGTGCCGCCCAGGTCGAGGCGACGTTCGAGGTCTGTTCCGACCACGAACGCGACGCGGGACTCTGTTCGACGTGCGACCGTCGCGACGAGGCGTGGGCGGTGCTTTCGTGTGACCACTGTGAATACGAGCGCCTCTCGGTGGTCTGGTCGTGCGCCTTTTACCACCCGTCGGTCGTCACCTTTCTCTGCGATCACGGCGTCGACGACCTCTTCTCCTTCCGAGAACTCCTCTGGGAGGATCCGCGGATCGTCGGGAACGTTCGCACGGAACTCCTCGGTCGCGATCCGTACCGGTTCCGGGTGGTGCTCGCGATGGACGACGAACGGCTCGCCGTCGAACTGACCGACGATCTGGAGATCGACGCCGTCGACCGGTCCGCTCGCTGA